The proteins below are encoded in one region of Methanofollis aquaemaris:
- a CDS encoding iron-sulfur cluster assembly scaffold protein: MQFTETVMDHFTNPRNVGVLEDADAFVEVGSSECGDTTALYLKIEEGRIVDVRFRTLGCAAAIASSSMATEMIKGKSLEEAWALTNREVADALGGLPEPKMHCSVLAEDAIREAINSYREKQGLEPW; encoded by the coding sequence ATGCAGTTCACAGAGACCGTCATGGACCACTTCACCAACCCGCGCAATGTCGGGGTGCTGGAGGACGCGGATGCCTTCGTCGAGGTGGGGAGTTCAGAGTGTGGGGACACCACCGCCCTGTACCTCAAGATCGAGGAGGGCCGGATCGTGGACGTCAGGTTCAGAACCCTGGGGTGCGCCGCGGCCATCGCCTCCTCCAGCATGGCCACCGAGATGATCAAGGGCAAGAGCCTGGAAGAGGCCTGGGCGCTCACCAACCGCGAGGTCGCCGACGCCCTCGGCGGCCTCCCCGAGCCGAAGATGCACTGCTCGGTCCTGGCCGAAGATGCGATCAGAGAGGCGATCAACTCGTACCGGGAAAAACAGGGGCTTGAACCCTGGTGA
- a CDS encoding molybdenum cofactor biosynthesis protein MoaE: MVGITNSAIDPSTPMKTSSAALAGSVVTYVGRVRAEEGASGLSIEANVEQATKSLKSIRDDAVRRFGLSCAHVVHRVGEVSVGDVVLLVAAGAPERNVAFEACEYIVNAVKEEKIVRKQPLLAA; encoded by the coding sequence ATGGTCGGGATCACAAACAGCGCGATCGACCCCAGTACACCGATGAAAACGTCGAGCGCCGCCCTGGCAGGTTCGGTCGTCACGTATGTCGGTCGGGTGCGGGCTGAGGAGGGCGCCAGCGGGCTTTCGATCGAGGCGAATGTTGAGCAGGCAACGAAGAGCCTGAAATCGATCCGGGACGATGCAGTCAGGCGTTTCGGCCTGAGTTGCGCACATGTCGTCCACCGCGTCGGGGAGGTCAGCGTCGGGGACGTGGTTCTTCTGGTGGCCGCAGGGGCACCTGAGAGAAACGTGGCCTTCGAGGCATGCGAGTACATCGTCAATGCCGTCAAGGAAGAGAAAATCGTCAGGAAACAGCCCCTGCTCGCAGCCTGA
- a CDS encoding phosphoenolpyruvate carboxykinase (ATP): protein MSYTLSLIPVEEKEKLVERYADEIKYEVKSEIFGCCIKLLTDDKETKERWEENFYFISQNIRSHGRLYHLRDPMAPEDTLLYDPQSRTAFLINVAYYGLVKSLALSVAGDVLEEEHGTHSVHGACIDAEGWGTAILGESGAGKTTQTYGLLLDSRVRVVSDDWFFARVYGNDVFAYGSEKNFYIRADLSGAWPEFEELIGRADLDAEERGVVDLRSVVGKGRVLPMTTLRTAVFLRRHEGGPVRCVPLDPEEALEVASASGYFNPHLLVRTPFREEIRRRFFASLLGATRVFEVTAGPTPAETQEVLREIVLGWRGE from the coding sequence ATGTCCTACACCCTCAGCCTCATCCCGGTCGAAGAGAAGGAGAAACTGGTCGAGAGGTACGCCGATGAGATCAAATACGAGGTGAAGTCGGAGATCTTCGGGTGCTGCATCAAACTCCTCACCGACGATAAAGAGACGAAGGAGCGGTGGGAGGAGAACTTCTATTTCATCTCCCAGAACATCCGCTCTCACGGCCGTCTCTACCATCTCAGGGATCCCATGGCCCCTGAAGACACCCTGCTCTACGACCCGCAGTCCAGGACCGCCTTTCTTATCAATGTCGCCTATTACGGTCTGGTCAAGTCCCTCGCCCTCTCGGTCGCGGGAGATGTTCTGGAGGAGGAGCACGGAACCCACTCGGTCCATGGTGCATGCATTGATGCCGAAGGCTGGGGTACCGCGATTCTCGGCGAGTCGGGGGCGGGCAAGACCACCCAGACATACGGCCTCCTCCTGGACTCGCGGGTGCGGGTGGTCTCAGACGACTGGTTCTTTGCCAGGGTCTACGGGAACGATGTATTCGCCTATGGTTCAGAGAAGAATTTCTATATCAGGGCCGACCTGTCCGGGGCATGGCCGGAGTTCGAGGAACTGATCGGCCGGGCCGACCTCGACGCCGAGGAGCGGGGGGTGGTCGACCTCAGGTCTGTGGTCGGGAAGGGCCGGGTGCTGCCGATGACCACGCTGAGGACGGCGGTCTTTCTCAGACGACATGAAGGAGGGCCGGTCCGGTGCGTCCCCCTCGATCCTGAGGAAGCCCTCGAAGTTGCATCGGCCTCCGGGTACTTCAACCCTCATCTCCTGGTCAGGACTCCCTTCAGGGAGGAGATACGCCGTCGCTTCTTCGCCTCGCTCCTCGGGGCGACCAGGGTCTTCGAGGTCACGGCCGGGCCGACGCCCGCCGAGACGCAGGAGGTGTTGCGAGAGATTGTTCTGGGGTGGAGGGGGGAGTGA
- a CDS encoding amidohydrolase family protein: protein MKETYNGEDVLVRDVEVQGRRVNITIEGGRFAAIGEDAGGEADVVIDGRGAVAIPGLYNTHTHAAMTLLRGYADDMILQEWLSEKIWPLEAHLTGEDVYWGTQLACLEMIRSGTVGFNDMYFFMEDAARAVETMGIKAQLSYGFIDLFDEEKREKEIKATKALASSIQAMNNPRIKAAVGPHSVYTVSEEGLSWCAEFSRQQDINIHVHLAETEKEVTDCVAKTGVRPTQVLDRCGLLTPRTVAAHCCWLDSDDCALLGDRGVFASHNPASNMKLAVGRAMPYGLLKERGAGLCLGTDGCSSNNNLDMFEEMKFAALLQKFFWHSPTILPAGEALQMATANGAAALGFEGGQLEVGAPADLVLLDRRAACNTPLYNPTSNAVYACNGGAVTTVLCDGRVLMQDRVVPGEAEVLDGARQAIAGLLERHRASVSE, encoded by the coding sequence ATGAAAGAGACATACAATGGAGAGGATGTCCTGGTACGGGACGTCGAGGTACAGGGCAGACGGGTGAACATCACAATCGAGGGCGGACGGTTTGCGGCCATCGGCGAGGACGCCGGCGGCGAGGCCGACGTCGTCATCGACGGTCGGGGTGCGGTTGCCATTCCGGGGCTGTACAACACCCACACCCATGCGGCGATGACCCTGCTGCGGGGGTACGCCGACGACATGATTCTCCAGGAGTGGCTCTCAGAGAAGATCTGGCCGCTTGAGGCGCACCTGACGGGAGAGGACGTCTACTGGGGAACGCAACTCGCGTGCCTGGAGATGATCCGGTCCGGGACGGTCGGCTTTAACGACATGTACTTCTTCATGGAAGACGCCGCAAGGGCCGTCGAGACGATGGGGATAAAGGCGCAGCTCTCGTACGGTTTCATCGACCTCTTCGACGAGGAAAAGCGGGAGAAAGAGATCAAGGCGACCAAGGCGCTGGCCTCGTCAATCCAGGCGATGAACAACCCGAGGATCAAGGCAGCAGTCGGTCCTCACTCTGTGTACACCGTCTCTGAGGAGGGGCTCTCCTGGTGCGCCGAGTTCTCCCGTCAGCAGGATATCAACATCCACGTCCATCTGGCCGAGACCGAGAAGGAGGTGACTGACTGTGTCGCCAAGACCGGGGTGCGCCCCACGCAGGTGCTGGACAGGTGCGGGCTACTCACCCCGAGGACCGTCGCGGCCCACTGCTGCTGGCTCGATTCGGACGACTGCGCCCTCCTGGGTGACCGCGGCGTTTTCGCTTCCCACAACCCGGCGAGTAACATGAAACTCGCCGTGGGCCGGGCGATGCCGTATGGGTTGCTGAAGGAACGGGGTGCCGGACTCTGTCTCGGGACCGACGGATGTTCCTCCAACAACAATCTCGATATGTTCGAGGAGATGAAGTTCGCCGCCCTTCTCCAGAAATTCTTCTGGCACTCACCAACTATCCTCCCGGCAGGCGAGGCCCTCCAGATGGCGACCGCAAACGGCGCCGCGGCACTCGGCTTCGAGGGCGGACAACTTGAAGTCGGTGCCCCGGCCGACCTGGTTCTCCTCGATCGCCGGGCCGCCTGCAACACTCCGCTGTACAACCCGACCTCCAATGCGGTCTATGCCTGCAACGGCGGCGCGGTCACCACCGTGCTCTGCGACGGCCGCGTCCTGATGCAGGACCGCGTCGTCCCCGGCGAGGCCGAGGTGCTGGACGGCGCACGGCAGGCGATCGCCGGACTGCTTGAGCGACACCGTGCATCGGTGTCCGAATAA
- a CDS encoding MTAP family purine nucleoside phosphorylase, giving the protein MLGIIGGTSLLYCDLPALEEKMVWTPYGPAAVHVGEIALMLRHQADRPPHQINYRAQMAALALCGVDQIVAFGSVGSLKPLIQPGTVVLPTDYLSLTDIPSFHNHAIEHVMPALDQGLVRQISGAIPTAEVGGTYAQTRGPRIETVSEVRALAKVADVVGMTVASEATLARELEIPFAAVCTVDNYANGLSDEVLTYEHILATSKKYARRTEDLVGAVVHALGA; this is encoded by the coding sequence ATGCTCGGGATAATCGGCGGCACCAGCCTCCTGTACTGTGACCTTCCGGCACTGGAGGAGAAGATGGTCTGGACCCCCTACGGCCCGGCCGCCGTGCATGTCGGCGAAATCGCCCTGATGCTCAGGCACCAGGCCGACCGGCCGCCCCACCAGATCAACTATCGGGCCCAGATGGCGGCACTCGCCCTCTGCGGTGTGGACCAGATCGTCGCCTTCGGTTCGGTCGGTTCGCTGAAGCCCCTCATCCAGCCGGGGACAGTGGTGCTCCCGACCGACTATCTCAGCCTCACTGATATCCCGTCCTTCCATAATCACGCCATCGAGCATGTGATGCCGGCCCTGGACCAGGGCCTGGTCAGGCAGATCTCCGGGGCCATCCCCACCGCCGAGGTCGGGGGAACCTATGCCCAGACGCGGGGGCCCAGGATCGAGACGGTCTCAGAGGTGCGGGCCCTGGCGAAGGTCGCGGATGTCGTCGGGATGACGGTGGCGAGCGAGGCGACGCTTGCGCGCGAACTTGAGATCCCGTTCGCCGCGGTTTGCACGGTGGACAACTACGCAAACGGCCTCTCCGACGAGGTGCTCACCTATGAGCATATCCTCGCCACCTCGAAAAAATACGCGAGGCGGACCGAGGATCTGGTCGGTGCGGTCGTGCATGCACTGGGAGCGTGA
- a CDS encoding nicotinate phosphoribosyltransferase yields the protein MSRFHIVDDETIGRGGCTDIYFARCEEVLEKEGKDPVVTAEVTTAGMPYEWGIFCGLDDVLTLLSGLKADVEAMPEGSVFHPREPVLRITGRYRDFGVFETALLGFLCHASGIATAAAHIKHAAGERKIYSFGSRRQHPAIAPMIERSAWIGGVDGVSNTTAPAGMPVVGTMPHAFVMCHDNPEEAWTAFDRYAAPEVPRLMLCDTFGDEKEECLRAAELGFTRGVRLDTPRSRRGDMRSILEEVRWELDSHGHEDVEIFLSGGITREDILAYRDLVEAFGVGGSIANAPVVDFSLDIVEVEDRSVAKRGKWSGVKQVYALPDGRRKLLPISAPAPEEATPLLVPTVRDGKITTSAETAEARARVLAYLAGIA from the coding sequence ATGAGCCGATTCCATATAGTTGACGATGAGACGATCGGGCGCGGCGGGTGCACGGACATCTACTTTGCGCGCTGTGAAGAGGTGCTTGAGAAGGAAGGAAAAGACCCGGTGGTCACGGCAGAGGTGACGACAGCCGGTATGCCATATGAGTGGGGGATCTTCTGCGGGCTTGACGACGTCCTCACCCTCCTCTCCGGCCTGAAGGCGGACGTGGAGGCCATGCCTGAGGGGAGCGTCTTTCACCCGAGAGAACCGGTGCTCAGAATCACGGGGCGATACCGTGACTTCGGAGTCTTCGAGACCGCACTCCTCGGTTTCCTCTGCCATGCCTCCGGGATCGCCACCGCCGCCGCGCATATCAAACATGCGGCGGGCGAGCGGAAGATCTACTCCTTCGGGTCGAGACGCCAGCACCCGGCGATCGCACCGATGATCGAGCGCTCGGCCTGGATCGGCGGCGTGGACGGGGTCTCGAACACCACCGCTCCGGCCGGAATGCCGGTCGTCGGGACGATGCCGCACGCCTTTGTGATGTGCCATGACAACCCCGAGGAGGCATGGACGGCCTTCGACCGCTACGCCGCGCCCGAGGTGCCGCGCCTGATGCTCTGCGACACCTTCGGCGACGAGAAGGAGGAGTGTCTCAGGGCGGCCGAACTCGGGTTCACCAGGGGCGTGCGCCTGGACACTCCGCGCTCGCGCCGGGGAGATATGCGATCCATCCTGGAGGAGGTGCGCTGGGAACTCGACAGCCACGGGCATGAGGATGTCGAGATCTTCCTCTCAGGCGGGATCACGAGAGAGGACATCCTCGCCTACCGGGATCTCGTCGAGGCGTTCGGGGTCGGCGGGTCGATCGCCAACGCCCCGGTCGTCGACTTCTCCCTGGACATCGTCGAGGTGGAGGACAGGAGCGTCGCCAAGCGCGGGAAGTGGAGCGGCGTCAAGCAGGTCTACGCCCTCCCCGACGGCCGGCGAAAACTTCTCCCGATCTCCGCACCTGCTCCTGAAGAGGCCACACCGCTCCTGGTTCCGACGGTACGGGACGGGAAGATCACGACATCTGCAGAGACCGCGGAGGCGAGGGCGCGCGTCCTCGCATATCTTGCCGGGATAGCATGA
- a CDS encoding PH domain-containing protein has translation MAGEKVRCHPTVIVENTARTFISIVVVLIFLGAWIDLSALPGILALSPVVLLLFYYRQWKRTTIRFNETDVVVERDTLFQMKKTLPYAKMASVNVNRDISNRLFGTSKVLININSGTSAMAPEAVLTFRQDVAERIRSEMSQRLYDHEISPDEEETIESLAMFTPVDVIIHGLFSVSTYQTILGSVFLAYSVFELYLSTVVGVEAGAGAMISLLMFVGIQIMPSVSLILRYYNYKVYRRGDTIYLQHGLIRTYRTAFSVSRINAVRVKSTLSARLLGRSCIEAEVVGLVSEDGESSRPVLCLLKDDATQQRILRELVPEFVYERDPDRQPEGAKRVLLIRAVFASLVLAAAMLIPSLYVFREGAALTGSVGIAGAVVPFVLPLGTALAILAIIYAAHVSYRVTEFDAGEDLFTFVNGAVDRETVVMNYDKVQMVWIAEGPVARVFGVSRGSVYMLSSTGGSSVTSGYFPESALDRINEIVMNRITGGRYDYRLNSI, from the coding sequence ATGGCCGGCGAAAAAGTCAGGTGCCACCCGACCGTTATCGTGGAAAACACGGCCAGGACGTTTATTTCGATCGTGGTGGTGCTGATCTTCCTCGGTGCATGGATCGATCTCTCCGCGCTCCCTGGTATCCTCGCGCTCTCTCCGGTCGTGCTCCTCCTCTTCTACTACCGGCAGTGGAAGAGAACGACCATCCGGTTCAACGAGACCGATGTCGTGGTCGAGAGGGACACCCTCTTTCAGATGAAAAAGACCCTCCCCTACGCAAAGATGGCATCGGTCAACGTGAACCGGGACATCTCGAACCGGCTCTTCGGGACATCGAAGGTGCTGATCAACATCAACTCCGGGACCAGCGCCATGGCCCCGGAAGCGGTCCTGACGTTCAGGCAGGACGTGGCCGAGAGGATACGCTCCGAGATGTCGCAACGCCTCTATGATCATGAAATCTCCCCGGACGAGGAGGAGACGATCGAGTCCCTGGCAATGTTCACTCCGGTGGACGTGATCATACACGGTCTCTTCAGCGTCTCGACCTACCAGACCATACTGGGCTCGGTGTTCCTGGCCTACTCGGTCTTCGAACTTTACCTCTCCACGGTCGTTGGGGTCGAGGCGGGTGCAGGGGCGATGATCTCTCTCCTGATGTTCGTCGGGATCCAGATTATGCCGTCGGTCTCGTTGATACTCCGGTACTACAACTACAAGGTCTACCGCCGGGGCGACACGATCTACCTGCAGCATGGTCTGATCAGGACTTACAGGACAGCTTTCAGCGTCTCACGGATCAACGCCGTCCGCGTCAAGAGCACGCTCTCGGCCAGGCTGCTGGGGCGGTCGTGCATCGAGGCGGAGGTGGTGGGGCTGGTCTCAGAGGATGGCGAGAGTTCGCGCCCTGTTCTCTGCCTGCTCAAAGATGATGCAACTCAGCAGAGGATTCTCCGGGAACTGGTGCCGGAGTTCGTCTACGAACGCGATCCAGACAGGCAGCCGGAAGGCGCAAAGCGTGTGCTCCTGATACGGGCGGTCTTCGCATCCCTGGTGCTGGCTGCGGCGATGCTCATCCCTTCACTCTACGTCTTCCGCGAGGGAGCCGCCCTGACCGGGAGCGTCGGCATCGCCGGCGCGGTCGTGCCGTTCGTGCTGCCCCTCGGTACGGCGCTGGCGATCCTCGCGATCATCTATGCTGCGCACGTCTCCTACAGGGTCACGGAGTTTGACGCCGGTGAAGACCTTTTCACGTTTGTGAACGGCGCCGTCGACCGCGAGACTGTTGTCATGAACTACGACAAGGTGCAGATGGTCTGGATCGCGGAGGGTCCGGTCGCCAGGGTCTTCGGGGTCTCCAGGGGAAGTGTGTATATGCTCTCCTCGACCGGGGGTTCGAGCGTCACTTCGGGGTATTTCCCCGAGAGTGCCCTCGACAGGATAAACGAGATCGTGATGAACCGTATCACCGGCGGACGGTACGATTACCGGCTGAACAGTATCTGA
- a CDS encoding PH domain-containing protein, with the protein MPIPGPFRGQPAVDEGEPVHETGAGGEGYRRLNRKCMVSMYIGYAISYAVLLVGYLLLRFFSREYLGPSYDLVQYAALAVLAIVLVYIVAAPPVYYARYRYQITADKVDVRYGILVIRHILVPIERVHQVEVSRGPINTMLGLGDVTITTAGGDATIEYLEIEEAEKVADLLNTLIGRMLQDRIAGASEERR; encoded by the coding sequence ATGCCAATCCCCGGCCCGTTTCGAGGGCAACCTGCGGTTGATGAGGGCGAACCTGTTCATGAGACGGGTGCAGGAGGCGAGGGCTACAGAAGGCTGAACCGGAAGTGCATGGTCTCGATGTACATCGGGTATGCCATCTCATACGCAGTACTCCTGGTGGGCTATCTCCTCCTGAGATTCTTCTCGCGGGAGTACCTGGGCCCGTCTTACGATCTTGTTCAATACGCCGCACTGGCGGTCCTGGCGATCGTCCTGGTCTACATCGTGGCGGCCCCGCCGGTCTACTACGCCCGGTACAGGTATCAGATCACGGCGGACAAGGTGGACGTCCGCTACGGAATCCTCGTAATACGCCACATCCTGGTACCGATCGAACGGGTGCACCAGGTGGAAGTCTCCAGGGGGCCGATCAACACCATGCTCGGGCTCGGGGATGTCACCATCACCACCGCAGGTGGGGATGCGACCATCGAATATCTGGAGATCGAGGAGGCGGAGAAGGTCGCCGACCTGCTCAACACCCTGATCGGCCGGATGCTTCAGGACCGGATCGCAGGGGCGAGTGAAGAGAGGAGATGA
- a CDS encoding DUF47 domain-containing protein — MGLKEWIVPQDKVFFDLFEKQADTVNEGAMLLHALVNDYVDVKNQCHKIKEIEHKGDEIAHEVYEQLNLTFITPLEPEEISRLATALDDVLDFIDGTTQQMYGYGVTETDELMKELARLIYLSTQEIQTAVRLIRTMDDPRAVERHCIEINRLENLADAVLADAIKNLFSTNDAITIIKLKDIYENLEEATDKCEDVANVLSDIAIRHS, encoded by the coding sequence ATGGGTCTTAAAGAGTGGATCGTGCCGCAGGACAAGGTTTTTTTTGACTTGTTCGAAAAGCAGGCAGATACGGTTAACGAGGGTGCTATGCTCCTCCACGCCCTCGTCAATGACTATGTGGACGTCAAGAATCAGTGCCACAAGATCAAAGAGATCGAACACAAGGGCGACGAGATCGCTCACGAGGTCTACGAACAACTCAACCTCACCTTCATCACTCCTCTCGAACCAGAGGAGATCTCCAGGCTCGCCACCGCGCTTGACGACGTCCTCGATTTCATCGACGGCACGACACAGCAGATGTACGGGTACGGGGTCACCGAGACCGATGAACTGATGAAAGAACTTGCTCGGCTCATCTACCTCTCCACGCAAGAGATCCAGACGGCCGTCAGGCTGATCAGGACAATGGACGATCCCAGGGCCGTCGAGAGACACTGCATCGAGATCAACAGACTTGAAAACCTTGCCGATGCGGTGCTTGCGGACGCCATCAAGAACCTCTTCTCGACCAACGACGCAATCACGATCATCAAACTCAAGGACATCTATGAGAACCTTGAGGAGGCCACCGACAAGTGTGAAGACGTGGCAAATGTCCTCTCGGACATCGCGATCAGGCACTCGTGA
- a CDS encoding inorganic phosphate transporter: MEVVIILGIVLALLFNFVNGLNDAANSIATVVATKVLSPFKAVLLASLFNLIGPLLFTTAIAQTIGRGIVDPILLSPQIILMALVGAVIWVFFCSYFGIPVSSSHALIGGLLGAATACCGISAILWPSDMLVLKLLVMLVIGAAGGMAVAVYLATHFDETWDRYLGFGALSGVAVLIPIMVGAGLLPLTGILAVVVFMVVSPMLGFMVAYLFGIIIIRRFARSDSPILGHAFKKLQIVAAAFQAIGHGSNDAQNAMGIITAMLVAAGFLTEFEVPIWVILLSCTAISLGTLLGGWRVVDMMANKITKMQPYQGFCASAAGGTVLSVVTAFGVPVSTTHAMSGSIMGVGATKGYSAVKWGIVRDIVAAWVMTVPASAAVAWGCYLVFAPLLP, translated from the coding sequence ATGGAAGTCGTCATCATCCTCGGCATCGTCCTGGCGCTCCTCTTCAACTTTGTCAACGGCCTCAATGATGCCGCAAACTCGATCGCAACAGTCGTGGCCACCAAGGTGCTCTCGCCCTTCAAGGCCGTCCTCCTTGCATCACTTTTCAACCTGATCGGCCCCCTCCTCTTCACAACGGCGATCGCCCAGACGATCGGGCGCGGGATCGTCGACCCGATCCTGCTCAGTCCTCAGATCATCCTGATGGCCCTGGTCGGCGCCGTGATCTGGGTCTTTTTCTGTTCGTACTTCGGCATCCCGGTCTCAAGCAGCCACGCTCTGATCGGAGGACTCCTTGGGGCTGCGACCGCCTGCTGCGGGATCAGCGCCATTCTCTGGCCTTCAGATATGCTTGTCCTCAAACTGCTTGTGATGCTCGTCATCGGGGCCGCCGGCGGGATGGCGGTTGCGGTCTATCTTGCAACGCACTTCGACGAGACATGGGATCGGTACCTGGGATTCGGCGCCCTCTCGGGCGTTGCCGTGCTCATCCCGATCATGGTGGGCGCCGGTCTTCTCCCTCTCACAGGGATCCTTGCAGTGGTCGTCTTCATGGTCGTCTCCCCGATGCTCGGGTTCATGGTCGCTTATCTCTTTGGGATAATCATCATCAGACGCTTCGCAAGATCAGATTCACCTATTCTCGGCCACGCCTTCAAAAAACTTCAGATCGTGGCCGCGGCCTTTCAGGCGATCGGGCACGGGAGCAATGACGCGCAGAACGCCATGGGGATCATCACGGCGATGCTGGTGGCCGCCGGGTTCCTGACCGAGTTCGAGGTACCGATCTGGGTCATCCTCCTCTCATGCACCGCGATCTCGCTCGGCACCCTCCTCGGCGGGTGGCGGGTCGTGGACATGATGGCCAACAAGATCACCAAGATGCAGCCGTACCAGGGTTTCTGCGCCTCGGCTGCGGGGGGCACCGTCCTCTCGGTCGTAACCGCCTTTGGTGTCCCGGTCTCGACCACCCACGCGATGAGCGGGTCGATCATGGGTGTCGGTGCGACAAAGGGTTATTCCGCGGTAAAATGGGGGATCGTCCGGGACATCGTCGCTGCCTGGGTCATGACCGTCCCGGCCTCTGCAGCGGTGGCCTGGGGATGCTATCTGGTCTTCGCACCCCTGCTCCCCTGA
- the nth gene encoding endonuclease III yields the protein MDRKTACTIYQTLNARYPRTIEGGISYGDPFGVLVLTILSAQTTDRAVAAVGPVLFSRYPTPEALAAADPGEVGEIIRPTGFYRVKARHIIGAARMIVDECGGEVPRTLDGLTRLPGVGRKTANIVLSNAYGTDEGIAVDTHVRRISRLLGLTDETDPEKVERDLMTTFPREVWGDINALLVQHGRAICIARRPRCEACILATWCRYFREEGEVQGSRGAKTR from the coding sequence ATGGACAGAAAAACCGCCTGCACTATCTATCAGACACTCAATGCTAGATATCCACGCACCATTGAAGGAGGGATCAGTTATGGCGATCCCTTCGGAGTGTTGGTGCTCACCATCCTCTCGGCCCAGACCACCGACCGCGCCGTCGCCGCAGTCGGCCCGGTCCTCTTCTCCAGGTATCCCACGCCCGAAGCCCTGGCCGCCGCCGACCCCGGAGAGGTGGGCGAGATCATCCGTCCGACCGGGTTCTACCGGGTCAAGGCGAGACATATCATAGGGGCCGCCAGGATGATCGTGGACGAGTGCGGCGGGGAGGTGCCCCGCACTCTCGATGGCCTGACCCGCCTCCCCGGTGTCGGGCGCAAGACCGCGAACATCGTCCTCTCCAATGCCTACGGGACCGACGAGGGGATCGCCGTCGACACCCATGTGCGACGGATCAGCAGACTGCTCGGGCTCACCGACGAGACCGATCCGGAAAAAGTGGAGCGAGACCTGATGACGACCTTCCCGCGGGAGGTCTGGGGCGATATCAACGCCCTCCTGGTCCAGCACGGGCGGGCAATCTGCATCGCCCGCCGGCCCAGGTGCGAGGCATGCATACTCGCAACCTGGTGTCGCTACTTCAGAGAAGAGGGAGAGGTTCAGGGGAGCAGGGGTGCGAAGACCAGATAG